The Panicum virgatum strain AP13 chromosome 5K, P.virgatum_v5, whole genome shotgun sequence genome has a window encoding:
- the LOC120708781 gene encoding RING-H2 finger protein ATL74-like, whose product MDVEQLRARRLLSPAAAAAAPSQGPAAVHEQVQAAEARARAAAPFSSLNATVITVLSLLLCGLVVVLAVHAVVRCAFRVTCRVCYGQEEPPGGGAGESGASSSSSSSSCQANTRRKAGRSRRALPPPVVYPPEVELAGCGAAECAICLTEFAHGDRVRALPHCNHGFHVRCIDRWLAARQTCPTCRRAPFAAKPSLPERAEAPEGAAQLQVQVDAGAGQNETHQ is encoded by the coding sequence ATGGACGTCGAACAGCTCCGTGCAAGGAGGCTCCTgtcgcccgccgcggcggcggcggccccgtcgCAGGGGCCGGCGGCCGTGCACGAGCAGGTGCAGGCGGCcgaagcgcgcgcgcgcgccgcggcgccctTCAGCTCGCTGAACGCGACGGTGATCACGGTGCTGTCGCTGCTCCTGTGCGGCCTCGTCGTCGTGCTCGCGGTGCACGCGGTCGTGCGGTGCGCGTTCCGCGTCACGTGCCGCGTGTGCTACGGCCAGGAGGAGCcacctggcggcggcgccggggagtcgggggcctcgtcctcgtcctcgtcgtcctcctgcCAGGCCAACACCAGGAGGAAGGCCGGCCGGTCCCGGCgcgcgctcccgccgccggtgGTGTACCCGCCCGAGGTCGAGCTCGCCgggtgcggcgcggcggaaTGCGCCATCTGCCTCACCGAGTTCGCGCACGGCGACCGCGTGCGCGCGCTGCCGCACTGCAACCACGGGTTCCACGTGCGGTGCATCGACCGCTGGCTCGCCGCGCGGCAGACGTGCCCCACGTGCAGGCGGGCGCCGTTCGCCGCTAAACCCTCCCTGCCGGAGagagcggaggcgccggagggcGCGGCGCAGC